Below is a window of Picosynechococcus sp. PCC 7002 DNA.
CTGTCTTGGTTATTGAATCTTGATGTTCGGAAATATCACGAATAAGTAGGAAGATTAGGGGGATCATTGCGATTCTCCTAATTTTTTTAGGAGGGAAATATCGTTCTGGCTAGACTGAGGGCAAGGAAAGGCAACATGATCCGCATTTATACACAACAGACCCAGGGCCAGGCTTGGCTCAGTAACCACCAGCAAAAATCGGTCGTTTTCGCCTGTGGGTTGGGCTTTACAGATACGGCTTTAATTCCGAACATTTCCGCTGCCGGGGCCACCCCAGAGGCGCGCAAATATACAGCGATCGCCGATGCAGAATGTATTTGCCATGGTTTCCGAGAAAAAGCCATTTATCCCTTACCACCGTTAATTGTCGGGGCGTCGCCGGCGATTTTATCCCGTGCTATTTTGTCGCATTATCAAATTCCTGCCTATTTATTTGACACGGGCTTATGGCTTAAACCAGACAAAAATGCCGTGGATTGTATTGATGTCAGTGGTCAAAAAGCAAGGTGTGTTTCGACAGGAAAGGCCCTCGAATTTTCAACGGTGAACAAACTTTTCGAGCAGGGTTTAACCTGGGGCGAAACATTAGCAACCCAATATCTCAATCATTTGTTCGTGTTGGGAGAATGTGTGGTCGCAGGCACCACAACGGCATTGGGGGTGTTAACAGGATTAGGTTATGACGCCAACCAGAAAGTGAATAGCAGTTATATCGAATGTAACCACGATTTAAAGTGGCAAATTGTGCAAACAGGTTTAAAAAAAGCGAATTTAAACCCAAACCCTGATCCTTTTGCAGTAGTGGCGGCAGTGGGCGATCCGATGCAGATTTTCGTCGCTGGCATGGCGATCGCCTTAAGCAGGACTCAAGGAGTTTTGCTCGCAGGGGGAACACAAATGTTAGCGGTGTATGCCTTGATGGAACGGATTTGTAAGTACCATTCGCTTGATTTTGATCCGAAAAATATTGCGGTGGGAACGACACGCTGGGTCGCAGAAGATCCGACGGGGGACACGGTGGGTTTGGCCGAGTTAATTGGTGAAGTGCCTTTATTAGCGACGCAACTCAGTTTTCAAACTTCTCAATATTCACAACTGCAATCCTACGAACAGGGTTACGTCAAAGAAGGAGTCGGTGCGGGAGGATTGGCGATCGCCGCCCATTTGGCCTATGGTGCGACCCAGGCAGAATTGTTAGCGATGATTGAACGTACCATTGTCCCCTACCTCGCGGCAAATTAAGGGATTAGGGCATTGAGTTTGCCAATTGGGGCGATAAATTTTACGCATTGTCACCGAATGGCGATCGCCCGCCGAAGTTTGCGATACTGGGATTCGAAGCACATTTTGATCCCCAAAATTTTATGGCCGTTGCAACACCCCCCAGAGATATCCAACCCTATTTGGTGAGTGATGACGTTCTGCTGCTGCGATCGCGCACCTGGGATCGCCTCAAATTCGAGATTGAATACGGCCTACAAAAGGGGACAACGGCCAATAGCTACCTGATCACTGGGGAAAAAACGGCATTGCTTGATCCCCCTGGGGAATCTTTTTCCGAGCTATTTTTAACAGAAATCCAAAACCGCACAGACCTAAGCCAACTAGATTACATTATCCTCGGCCATACCAACCCCAACCGCTGTTTTACCCTCAAGGCACTGCTCAAACTTGCGCCCCAGGTGACGTTGGTTTGTTCTAACCCAGCGGCGATCGCCCTTAAGGATTTACTCAAGGATGAAACTCCCAAGGTACAGATCGTTAAAAGTGGTGACACCCTCGATTTGGGCAAAAGCCATGGGCTGGAATTTATCCCGACGCCGACTCCCCGTTTTCCCGGTCACCTCTGCACCTACGACCCCCAAGAGGAAATTCTCTTTACGGATAAATTTTTTGGCGCCCACGTTTGCGGCAATCAAGTTTTTGACGAAGGCTGGCAATTTTACGACGAAGACCGCCGCTATTATTTCGACTGTGTGATGGCCAGTTCCATCCGCCAAACTCTCGCTGGCTTGAACAAAATTGAAGACATCCCTGCGAAAATCTATGCCCCTGGCCATGGTCCCCTAATCCGCTACAGCCGCCAGGAACTATTCAATAACTACCGCCACTGGATCGAAAAACAGAAAAACGAACTGTCCGTTGCCCTCATTTACGCCTCGGCCTACGGCAATACGGCTACTGTCGCCCAGGCGATCGCCCATGGCATTTCCAAAGCGGGGGTGATGGTCGAAACCTTTAATGCTGAACACGCTGACCCAGAGGAAATTAAAGGGGCCATTTCCCGGTGTAGTGGCTTTGTGATGGGTTCCCCGACCCTCGGCGGCCATGCCCCGACCCAGATCCAAACGGCCCTAGGAATCGTTCTAAACAATGCCGACAAAAATAAACTGGCTGGGGTCTTTGGTTCCTTTGGTTGGAGTGGTGAGGCAATTGATCTCCTCGAAGGCAAATTTAAAGATGCGGGCTACCAAATGGGCTTCGAGCCAATCCGCGTCAAATTTAAACCTACGGCAGTGACCCTAAAAACCTGCGAAGAAACAGGGACAGACTTTGCCCAGGCGATTAAAAAAGCGGCTAAACGGCGGCAACCGAAACAAAATGTGGCTTCCACATCCCAATCAGACAACCTGGAACAAGCCCTGGGCCGGATTGTCGGTTCCCTTTGTATCGTTACGACCCAACAGGACAACCTTTCTGGGGCAATGCTGGCTTCCTGGGTCTCCCAAGCAACATTCAATCCCCCTGGCTTTACGGTAGCGGTGGCTAAGGAACGGGCGATCGAATCTCTCCTCCACAAGGGCACTAATTTCGTGATTAATGTCCTCCAGGAGGGGAACCATTTAGGGCTAATGAAACATTTCCTCAAACCCTTTGCCCCTGGGGAAGATCGTTTTGCCGGGGTGGCAACGGAAACGGCGGACAATGGCTGCCAGATCCTCACCGATGCCCTCGCCTATCTCGAATGTACTGTGGCGAATCGGCTCGAATGTGGTGACCATTGGGTGATCTATGCGACCACCGACAAGGGGCAAGTGCTGCAAAATAACGGCATGACCGCCGTCCACCACCGCAAATCAGGCACCCACTATTAAGGCTGAGGCGATCGCCTTTTAGAATAGGGTTCGGAGAATTTGACCGTCCCTGGAGGAACCTGCCATTTATACGCCCCCCCTCGCCCGCTTGATCGAACAGTTCCAGCGCTTACCCGGTATTGGCCCGAAAACCGCCCAACGCCTTGCCCTATACGTCATCAAGCGCCCGGAAAAGGATGTGGAAGCCTTTGCCCAGGCACTATTGAACGCGAAAAAACAGGTGGGCGTTTGCCAAAAATGTTTCCATCTGTCGGCCACTTCGGTTTGTGATATTTGTCGCAATCCCCAACGGGAGCCAGACGTAATTTGTGTGGTGGCGGACTCCAGGGATGTGATCGCCCTCGAAAAAACCCGGGAATATCGGGGAAAATATCACGTCCTGGGGGGCGTAATTTCGCCGATGGATGGCATTGGCCCGGAGCAACTGACAATCCAGGCCCTAGTACAACGGGTAAGCGCTGAGAAAACCAAGGAAGTGATTTTAGCGATCAATCCCAGTGTAGAAGGGGAAACGACGACGTTGTACCTGGCGCAACTGCTGCGACCCTTTACTAAAGTTACCCGCATTGCCTTTGGCTTGCCCATGGGCGGTGATTTGGAATATGCCGATGAAGTCACTTTGGCCAGGGCCTTAGAAGGTCGCCGGGAACTAGATTAACAATGCGCAAAACGATCATCGGGGTGATGGGGCCGGGGGGCGGCGCTACTCCAGAAAATTTAACCGCCGCTTACGATCTGGGAAAGGCGATCGCCGAAGCAGGGTGGGTACTGCTCACCGGGGGCAGGGAGGCTGGGGTGATGGCCGCGGCCAGTCAGGGAGCAAAAGTAGCTGGGGGGTTAACGGTGGGCATTTTGCCGGGAAAGAATCACCAGGGT
It encodes the following:
- a CDS encoding diflavin flavoprotein; translation: MAVATPPRDIQPYLVSDDVLLLRSRTWDRLKFEIEYGLQKGTTANSYLITGEKTALLDPPGESFSELFLTEIQNRTDLSQLDYIILGHTNPNRCFTLKALLKLAPQVTLVCSNPAAIALKDLLKDETPKVQIVKSGDTLDLGKSHGLEFIPTPTPRFPGHLCTYDPQEEILFTDKFFGAHVCGNQVFDEGWQFYDEDRRYYFDCVMASSIRQTLAGLNKIEDIPAKIYAPGHGPLIRYSRQELFNNYRHWIEKQKNELSVALIYASAYGNTATVAQAIAHGISKAGVMVETFNAEHADPEEIKGAISRCSGFVMGSPTLGGHAPTQIQTALGIVLNNADKNKLAGVFGSFGWSGEAIDLLEGKFKDAGYQMGFEPIRVKFKPTAVTLKTCEETGTDFAQAIKKAAKRRQPKQNVASTSQSDNLEQALGRIVGSLCIVTTQQDNLSGAMLASWVSQATFNPPGFTVAVAKERAIESLLHKGTNFVINVLQEGNHLGLMKHFLKPFAPGEDRFAGVATETADNGCQILTDALAYLECTVANRLECGDHWVIYATTDKGQVLQNNGMTAVHHRKSGTHY
- the cobT gene encoding nicotinate mononucleotide-dependent phosphoribosyltransferase CobT, with protein sequence MIRIYTQQTQGQAWLSNHQQKSVVFACGLGFTDTALIPNISAAGATPEARKYTAIADAECICHGFREKAIYPLPPLIVGASPAILSRAILSHYQIPAYLFDTGLWLKPDKNAVDCIDVSGQKARCVSTGKALEFSTVNKLFEQGLTWGETLATQYLNHLFVLGECVVAGTTTALGVLTGLGYDANQKVNSSYIECNHDLKWQIVQTGLKKANLNPNPDPFAVVAAVGDPMQIFVAGMAIALSRTQGVLLAGGTQMLAVYALMERICKYHSLDFDPKNIAVGTTRWVAEDPTGDTVGLAELIGEVPLLATQLSFQTSQYSQLQSYEQGYVKEGVGAGGLAIAAHLAYGATQAELLAMIERTIVPYLAAN
- the recR gene encoding recombination mediator RecR — its product is MYTPPLARLIEQFQRLPGIGPKTAQRLALYVIKRPEKDVEAFAQALLNAKKQVGVCQKCFHLSATSVCDICRNPQREPDVICVVADSRDVIALEKTREYRGKYHVLGGVISPMDGIGPEQLTIQALVQRVSAEKTKEVILAINPSVEGETTTLYLAQLLRPFTKVTRIAFGLPMGGDLEYADEVTLARALEGRRELD